One segment of Sphingomonas telluris DNA contains the following:
- the dut gene encoding dUTP diphosphatase has protein sequence MIEIKLTRLPHGEGLPLPTYATEHAAGLDVVAAENLVLEPGRRHAVATGFAIEIPHGNEVQVRPRSGLALKNGITCLNTPGTIDSDYRGEVKVILANLGSEPFEVKRGERIAQLVPAPVLRAHFTEVHELAETARGSGGFGSTGR, from the coding sequence ATGATCGAGATAAAGTTGACCCGCCTGCCCCACGGCGAGGGCCTGCCGCTGCCCACCTATGCGACCGAGCATGCAGCGGGGCTGGACGTCGTCGCAGCCGAGAATCTGGTGCTTGAACCGGGTCGGCGTCACGCGGTTGCCACCGGGTTCGCGATCGAGATCCCGCATGGAAACGAGGTTCAGGTCCGTCCCCGCTCCGGCCTCGCTCTCAAGAACGGCATCACCTGCCTCAACACGCCGGGCACGATCGACAGTGACTATCGCGGCGAGGTGAAGGTCATTCTCGCAAATCTCGGCAGCGAGCCTTTCGAGGTGAAGCGCGGGGAGCGCATTGCGCAACTCGTCCCAGCCCCTGTTCTCCGGGCGCACTTCACCGAAGTGCACGAGCTTGCCGAGACAGCGCGCGGCAGCGGGGGGTTCGGAAGCACCGGGCGGTGA
- the dprA gene encoding DNA-processing protein DprA gives MRSDLVDRLRLVRSPGIGPVTYRQLIARFGSPAAALEAVPDLAARGGGRTPRLASTSDAEREVSRVDALGARYLLLGHGLYPRALAELDDAPPLLTVKGDLGLLEKPLVAIVGARNASAAACRFARQLAYDLGQQGAVVVSGLARGIDTSAHDGAFESGTIGVVAGGVDVFYPPENEARQKAMCERGLVIAEMPPGTEPRSRHFPYRNRIIAGLSLGTVVVEAAPRSGSLITARLAAEAGREVMAVPGSPLDPRAQGCNQLIRDGATLVQNAADVLEAVRPIQPSFASPHSPYRPPEPEWVDGDGGALGIVEELLGPSPVPVDEIIRLSGAPSGAVQMALLELDLAGRLDRHAGGKVSLRPA, from the coding sequence GTGCGTAGTGATTTGGTCGACCGGCTTCGGCTGGTCCGTTCGCCCGGCATCGGGCCTGTAACCTACCGCCAGTTGATCGCACGTTTCGGATCACCGGCGGCCGCTCTGGAAGCGGTGCCCGATCTCGCTGCGCGCGGTGGCGGGCGAACGCCGCGCCTGGCGTCCACCAGTGACGCGGAGCGAGAGGTTTCTCGCGTGGACGCATTGGGTGCGAGATATCTCCTGCTCGGGCACGGTCTTTATCCGCGGGCATTGGCCGAGCTGGACGATGCGCCGCCGCTGCTGACGGTCAAGGGCGATCTCGGTCTGCTGGAAAAGCCACTGGTGGCGATCGTCGGTGCGAGGAACGCGTCGGCAGCGGCGTGCCGTTTTGCTCGGCAGCTCGCGTACGATCTCGGACAGCAAGGCGCAGTCGTTGTGTCCGGGCTGGCCCGCGGAATAGATACGTCGGCGCATGACGGCGCGTTCGAAAGCGGCACGATCGGGGTGGTCGCCGGTGGCGTCGACGTCTTCTACCCGCCTGAGAACGAGGCGAGGCAGAAAGCGATGTGCGAGCGCGGCCTGGTCATCGCGGAAATGCCGCCCGGAACCGAGCCCCGGTCGCGGCACTTCCCGTACCGCAACCGCATCATCGCGGGGCTCAGCCTCGGAACGGTCGTGGTGGAGGCGGCTCCGCGGTCTGGTTCGCTCATCACGGCGCGGCTCGCAGCCGAGGCGGGGCGAGAGGTTATGGCAGTGCCGGGCTCGCCGCTCGATCCGCGAGCGCAGGGCTGCAACCAGCTTATCCGCGATGGCGCGACTCTCGTTCAGAATGCAGCCGACGTGCTGGAGGCGGTGCGACCGATCCAGCCGAGTTTCGCGTCGCCGCACTCGCCATACCGCCCGCCAGAACCGGAATGGGTGGACGGCGATGGCGGAGCGCTCGGCATTGTCGAGGAACTGCTGGGTCCGTCCCCAGTCCCCGTCGATGAGATCATTCGCCTGTCGGGCGCGCCGAGCGGCGCCGTCCAGATGGCCTTGCTGGAGCTAGACCTCGCCGGACGGCTTGACCGGCACGCCGGCGGAAAGGTCAGCCTTCGTCCGGCTTGA
- the plsY gene encoding glycerol-3-phosphate 1-O-acyltransferase PlsY: protein MDTELLFALALGYLLGSIPFGLILTRLAGKGDVRDIGSGNIGATNVLRTGSKPLAAGTLILDCLKATAAIVIARHFWPGTENFAAAGALVGHLYPVWLKFKGGKGVATLLGILIPLMWQAAVVYAVIWLGLLLVARISSVAGMTAAASAPVSAAVLGEQELLPMFLGFALLVIWKHKENILRLWAGTEPKVGRRPSA from the coding sequence ATGGATACGGAACTGCTGTTCGCGCTAGCGCTGGGCTATCTTCTGGGATCGATTCCCTTCGGGCTGATCCTCACGCGCCTGGCGGGCAAGGGCGACGTCCGCGACATCGGCTCCGGAAACATCGGCGCCACCAACGTGCTCCGCACCGGGAGCAAGCCGCTGGCAGCGGGAACGCTCATTCTCGACTGCCTCAAGGCGACGGCGGCGATCGTAATCGCGCGCCATTTCTGGCCGGGAACGGAGAATTTCGCTGCGGCCGGGGCACTGGTCGGGCACCTTTATCCGGTCTGGCTGAAGTTCAAGGGAGGAAAGGGCGTTGCGACTCTTCTCGGGATCCTCATTCCGCTGATGTGGCAGGCAGCGGTCGTCTACGCCGTCATCTGGCTTGGGCTGCTGCTGGTCGCGAGAATTTCGTCGGTGGCCGGGATGACCGCAGCCGCCAGTGCGCCCGTCAGTGCAGCCGTTCTCGGCGAGCAGGAGCTGCTGCCCATGTTCCTGGGGTTCGCGCTGCTCGTAATCTGGAAGCACAAGGAAAACATTCTCCGCTTGTGGGCGGGGACAGAACCGAAGGTAGGAAGAAGACCGAGTGCGTAG
- the rpsT gene encoding 30S ribosomal protein S20: protein MANTPQAKKRIRRNDRRAAVNHSRISRIRTFIKAVETALASGKKDEAADALRKAQPEMARGVSRGVLHKNTASRKISRLAKRVAALG from the coding sequence ATGGCGAACACGCCGCAAGCCAAGAAGCGCATCCGCCGCAACGACCGGCGCGCAGCCGTCAACCACAGCCGCATCAGCCGCATCCGGACCTTCATCAAGGCCGTCGAAACGGCGCTTGCTTCGGGCAAGAAGGATGAGGCTGCCGATGCGCTGCGCAAGGCTCAGCCGGAGATGGCGCGTGGCGTTTCCCGCGGTGTTCTCCACAAGAATACGGCTTCGCGAAAGATTTCGCGCCTGGCCAAGCGGGTCGCCGCTCTCGGCTAA
- a CDS encoding HesA/MoeB/ThiF family protein yields MTELSDDELERYARHIVLPQVGGIGQRRLKAASVAIVGAGGIGSVVISALAGAGIGKLTIIDDDVVDRTNLQRQPIFRNDQIGQSKAVLAAKFVRALNPYVEVDPIRQRLIADNAETLLGGHDLVIDDCDNFATRLVVGDKLTRLGIPLVSAAAVQFQGQVAFFRGWEADKPCYRCFVGDAFDSDDCDTCAEQGVLGALTATVGGFAALMAIRAIVGIGGDVAGSLFLFDGEALDWRKIRLPKDPRCRTCSA; encoded by the coding sequence GTGACCGAACTCAGCGACGACGAACTCGAACGGTACGCAAGGCACATCGTCCTTCCGCAAGTTGGAGGCATTGGTCAGCGGCGGCTAAAGGCGGCCAGCGTCGCGATCGTCGGCGCGGGCGGCATCGGAAGCGTGGTCATCTCCGCACTGGCAGGCGCTGGTATCGGGAAGCTGACGATTATCGACGATGACGTCGTCGACCGCACGAACCTCCAGCGGCAGCCGATCTTCCGCAACGATCAGATCGGTCAGTCCAAAGCGGTGCTAGCCGCGAAATTCGTCCGTGCACTCAACCCGTACGTCGAGGTCGACCCGATCCGGCAACGCCTGATCGCCGACAACGCCGAGACGCTCCTCGGAGGTCACGACCTCGTCATCGACGATTGCGACAATTTCGCGACACGGCTGGTCGTGGGCGATAAGCTCACCCGCCTCGGCATCCCGCTCGTGTCGGCCGCAGCGGTCCAGTTCCAGGGCCAGGTCGCGTTCTTCCGCGGCTGGGAAGCGGACAAGCCCTGCTACCGCTGCTTCGTCGGCGATGCCTTCGACAGCGACGATTGCGATACCTGCGCCGAGCAGGGCGTCCTGGGAGCGCTGACGGCCACGGTCGGCGGTTTCGCCGCGCTCATGGCCATCCGAGCGATCGTCGGCATCGGCGGAGACGTCGCGGGCAGCCTGTTCCTGTTCGACGGAGAAGCCCTCGACTGGCGGAAGATCCGCCTGCCGAAGGATCCGCGCTGCAGGACCTGCTCGGCCTAG
- the mutM gene encoding bifunctional DNA-formamidopyrimidine glycosylase/DNA-(apurinic or apyrimidinic site) lyase, translated as MPELPEVETTVRGLERVLKGRKLVRVEPRRPDLRRALPPDLGQRLTGARVTDLGRRAKYGTISTDRGDTLVFHLGMSGKWRIDPAELDKHDHFVIETDEGRRLALNDARRFGSLDLVPTDELAAWPAFAALGPEPMDLTARELQRKLAGRNAAIKLLLLDQSIVAGLGNIYVCEALYRAGIHPRRPGGSVSLARLERLVVAIKEVLAEAIEAGGSTLRDYAAPNGELGYFSKAFAVYDREGKPCSCGGTVKRIVQGGRSTFYCPRCQR; from the coding sequence ATGCCGGAGCTTCCCGAGGTTGAAACCACCGTCCGCGGACTGGAGCGCGTCCTTAAGGGACGGAAGCTCGTCCGTGTCGAACCGCGCCGGCCGGACCTCCGGCGCGCGCTGCCCCCTGACTTGGGCCAGCGATTGACCGGCGCACGGGTCACTGACTTGGGGCGTCGCGCGAAATACGGGACGATCAGCACCGATCGGGGAGATACTCTGGTCTTTCATTTGGGCATGTCCGGGAAATGGCGGATCGACCCGGCCGAGCTCGACAAGCACGATCATTTCGTCATCGAGACGGACGAGGGTAGGCGCCTCGCGCTGAACGATGCGCGGCGGTTCGGCTCGCTCGACCTCGTTCCCACCGACGAGCTTGCCGCGTGGCCGGCGTTCGCCGCTCTCGGGCCCGAGCCGATGGATCTCACGGCTCGTGAGCTGCAGCGAAAGCTCGCCGGGCGGAACGCCGCGATCAAGCTGCTCCTGCTCGACCAGAGCATCGTCGCGGGGCTGGGCAACATCTATGTCTGTGAAGCGCTCTACCGCGCGGGCATCCATCCCCGGCGGCCCGGGGGGTCTGTCTCGCTCGCACGGCTCGAGCGGCTCGTAGTGGCGATCAAGGAGGTTCTGGCCGAAGCCATCGAGGCGGGCGGATCGACGCTTCGCGACTATGCCGCGCCCAACGGTGAGCTGGGCTATTTCTCCAAGGCGTTTGCCGTCTACGACCGGGAAGGAAAGCCCTGCTCCTGCGGCGGAACGGTGAAGCGAATCGTGCAGGGCGGGAGGTCAACCTTCTACTGTCCGCGCTGCCAGCGGTGA
- the murI gene encoding glutamate racemase, with amino-acid sequence MDANSPILFFDSGVGGLSVLEPTRALLPNAPFIYVADNAGYPYGKRSEAEIASRVPALLGRLVERFHPRLAVIACNTASTIALDQVRSALDLPVVGTVPAIKPAAELSKNRVIGVLGTEATVRQPYVDNLAAEFAADCTIVRHGAPDLVDLAEAKLAGEDVTVKAVRAAAQPMFDAEAGDRIDVGVLACTHFPLLLSELEQAFPGVTWIDGGPGIARRIAYLTREQPWPSEPEEGIMVFTAEPRSPLLGTLAQYGIGDARTI; translated from the coding sequence ATGGACGCGAATTCGCCAATCCTCTTCTTCGATTCCGGCGTGGGCGGCCTGTCCGTGCTCGAGCCGACACGCGCACTGCTTCCCAACGCGCCCTTCATCTACGTGGCGGACAATGCCGGCTATCCTTACGGCAAGCGGAGCGAGGCGGAGATTGCCAGCCGCGTGCCCGCACTGCTCGGACGGCTGGTGGAGCGCTTCCATCCGCGCCTCGCCGTGATCGCCTGCAACACCGCCTCGACCATCGCACTCGATCAGGTCCGCTCGGCGCTCGACTTGCCCGTCGTCGGCACCGTTCCGGCCATCAAGCCGGCCGCCGAGCTTTCGAAGAACCGAGTCATCGGAGTGCTCGGCACGGAGGCGACGGTCCGCCAACCCTACGTCGACAACCTTGCAGCGGAGTTTGCGGCCGACTGCACGATCGTCCGCCACGGCGCGCCCGACCTCGTCGATCTGGCGGAAGCGAAGCTCGCCGGAGAAGACGTCACGGTAAAGGCCGTCCGAGCCGCAGCTCAGCCGATGTTCGATGCCGAGGCTGGCGATCGCATCGACGTCGGCGTCCTCGCCTGCACCCATTTCCCGCTGCTGTTGAGCGAACTGGAGCAGGCATTCCCGGGCGTCACGTGGATCGACGGCGGACCTGGCATCGCTCGCCGCATCGCCTATCTCACGCGAGAACAGCCGTGGCCAAGCGAACCCGAAGAAGGCATCATGGTCTTCACGGCCGAACCGCGGTCCCCGCTGCTCGGCACCCTGGCGCAATATGGAATCGGCGACGCCAGAACCATCTAG
- a CDS encoding class I SAM-dependent methyltransferase — MSDKVSFGEELVTPAEKTRRVGEVFSSVARRYDLMNDLMSGGLHRLWKDRFVNRVKPRAGEDILDMAGGTGDVAFRMARRGARVTVSDINADMLEEGKKRAEARDLDLRWQVENAEALTFDDAQFDAYTIVFGIRNVTDIPAALREAHRVLKRGGRFFCMEFSSSDWPGFSQLYDRWADNVIPKLGKAFADDEASYKYLVESIRRFPRPLQFRAMVTEAGFVRAAAEPMLGGLVTIHSGWKI; from the coding sequence ATGTCGGATAAGGTGAGCTTCGGCGAAGAGCTTGTAACGCCCGCGGAAAAGACGCGCCGCGTCGGCGAAGTCTTCAGCTCGGTCGCGCGCCGCTACGACCTGATGAACGATCTGATGTCGGGCGGCCTGCACCGCCTTTGGAAGGATCGCTTCGTCAATCGCGTGAAGCCGCGCGCCGGCGAGGACATCCTCGACATGGCCGGCGGGACAGGCGACGTCGCGTTCCGCATGGCGCGCCGAGGAGCCCGCGTCACGGTCTCCGACATCAACGCCGACATGCTCGAAGAAGGCAAGAAGCGCGCCGAGGCCCGCGATCTCGACCTTCGCTGGCAGGTCGAGAATGCCGAAGCCCTCACGTTCGACGATGCGCAATTCGACGCCTACACGATCGTGTTCGGCATTCGGAACGTTACCGACATCCCTGCCGCTCTCCGCGAAGCCCATCGCGTCCTGAAGCGCGGCGGGCGCTTCTTCTGCATGGAATTCTCGTCGAGCGACTGGCCCGGATTTTCGCAGCTGTACGATCGCTGGGCGGACAATGTGATCCCGAAGCTCGGCAAAGCGTTCGCCGATGATGAAGCGAGCTACAAATATCTCGTCGAATCCATCCGCCGTTTCCCGCGTCCGCTGCAGTTCCGCGCCATGGTGACGGAAGCCGGTTTCGTTCGCGCGGCGGCGGAGCCGATGCTCGGCGGGCTGGTGACCATCCACAGCGGGTGGAAGATTTGA
- the ubiB gene encoding 2-polyprenylphenol 6-hydroxylase: MTSSTTHLWRLMKWGRTLARHGALRGIQNDPLTPAPVRSLIWFISLGVRHPSVPDYAAALQEIGPAAIKLGQALSTRPDLVGAKAAENLSQLQDNLPPAPFAAIRQTIESSFGAPIDSLFSEFEETPIGAASIAQVHRAVTTEGRVVAVKVLRPGVEQDIAKAIDTYEWAAAHVETMGDEAQRLRPRLVVAQFKQWTARELDLQREAASASELRENMVAEPGYYVPEIDWRRTARRVLTLEWLDGIKLNDREALIAAGHDCNALAAILVRAFLRQAVVDGFFHADLHHGNLFALKDGRIAAIDFGIMGRIDRRARMWLAEILYGLITGDYRRVAEIHFEAQYVPSHHNVQEFATALRAAGEPIRGLPVKEISVGRMLESLFSITRDFDMPTQPHLLLLQKSMVMNEGVATALDPDINMWETAEPFLREWLRSELGPEAYYADRLIELVRAAKLIPELIQRMDQYYPPFGAAPPPPPLPEIAIIERRHWGMYAAIGIVAAAVGVVATLVLI; this comes from the coding sequence TTGACTTCTTCCACAACGCATCTGTGGCGCCTGATGAAGTGGGGCCGGACGCTTGCGCGCCACGGTGCTCTTCGCGGGATTCAGAACGATCCGCTGACGCCTGCACCCGTCCGCTCGCTCATCTGGTTCATCAGTCTCGGCGTCCGACATCCATCGGTCCCCGACTATGCGGCTGCACTTCAAGAAATCGGGCCCGCCGCAATCAAGCTGGGCCAGGCCCTGTCGACGCGCCCCGATCTTGTCGGAGCAAAGGCGGCCGAAAACCTGTCCCAGCTCCAGGACAATCTCCCCCCCGCCCCCTTCGCGGCGATCCGACAGACAATCGAGTCATCGTTCGGAGCGCCGATCGACAGCCTGTTTTCCGAGTTCGAAGAGACACCCATCGGCGCCGCCTCCATCGCCCAGGTTCACCGCGCGGTGACGACCGAGGGCCGCGTGGTCGCCGTCAAAGTCCTTCGCCCGGGCGTCGAGCAGGACATCGCCAAGGCGATCGACACCTACGAATGGGCGGCGGCCCACGTCGAGACTATGGGCGACGAAGCGCAGCGCCTTCGTCCGCGTCTTGTGGTCGCCCAGTTCAAGCAATGGACCGCACGGGAGCTCGATCTTCAGCGCGAGGCGGCGAGCGCGTCCGAGCTTCGCGAGAACATGGTCGCCGAGCCGGGTTATTACGTGCCGGAGATCGACTGGCGTCGGACTGCGCGCCGCGTGCTCACGCTCGAATGGCTCGACGGCATCAAGCTCAACGATCGGGAAGCACTGATCGCCGCCGGTCACGACTGCAATGCGCTTGCCGCGATCCTCGTCCGCGCGTTCCTGAGGCAGGCCGTCGTGGACGGATTCTTCCACGCCGATCTCCACCACGGAAACCTCTTCGCGCTGAAGGATGGGCGCATTGCCGCCATCGACTTCGGCATCATGGGCCGGATCGACCGCCGCGCCCGCATGTGGCTTGCCGAGATCCTCTACGGCCTCATCACCGGCGACTATCGCCGCGTCGCCGAAATCCACTTCGAAGCTCAGTACGTTCCTTCGCACCACAACGTGCAGGAATTCGCGACCGCTCTCCGCGCCGCAGGCGAACCGATCCGCGGGCTTCCGGTGAAGGAAATCTCCGTCGGCCGCATGCTCGAGAGCCTGTTCTCGATCACCCGCGACTTCGACATGCCGACGCAGCCGCACCTGCTGCTGCTGCAGAAGTCCATGGTCATGAACGAGGGCGTGGCGACCGCGCTCGATCCCGACATCAACATGTGGGAGACCGCGGAGCCCTTCCTCCGCGAGTGGCTGCGGTCTGAACTGGGTCCGGAGGCCTACTACGCCGACCGGCTGATCGAGCTGGTCCGCGCGGCCAAGCTGATCCCCGAACTGATCCAGCGAATGGACCAGTATTACCCGCCATTCGGGGCTGCTCCCCCGCCCCCTCCTCTTCCGGAAATCGCCATTATCGAGCGGCGTCACTGGGGAATGTATGCGGCAATCGGCATCGTCGCGGCGGCCGTCGGCGTGGTAGCGACCCTGGTTCTGATCTGA
- the topA gene encoding type I DNA topoisomerase, with product MKLVVVESPAKAKTIEKYLGGGHRVLASYGHVRDLPPKDGSVDPEHDFDMQWQVSPDRSKQLKLITDEAKKADALILATDPDREGEAISWHVQEVLRQKKALPKDVQRVTFNAITNAAVTEAMRNPRNLDEDLIDAYRARRALDYLVGFTLSPILWRKLPGAKSAGRVQSVALRLIVDREREIEVFKAQEYWQVGATFEADGQQFSSRLVQLDGKKLDRLSIGSKSEADAAKAAVEAGRFTVSSVETKPFARNPPPPFTTSTLQQEAARKLGFAASHTMRVAQSLYEDGLITYMRTDGVDMAEEAISAARKAIANRYDSGFVPDKPRRYTSKAKNAQEAHEAIRPTDFSRAKAASGDHARLYELVYNRALASQMASARLERTTVELTDGTGRAVLRATGQVVLFPGYLALYEEGRDEKGDDEEGARMPALREGDAPLKTGVEATQHFTQPPPRYSEASLVKRLEELGIGRPSTYASILQTLKDREYVRVEKARFIPEESGRLVTAFLERFFEKYVSYDYTAELEEELDDVSGGRLNWQKLLQEFWRDFQPKAGEVMEQKPSEVTAALDEFLAPWLYPPKPDGSDPRVCPACGNGRLSLRGGKFGAFVACSNYPECRYTQKFGQPGGDQASEGPQDLGNGIELKSGRFGPYLERDGKRASIPKDVPVADVDVDMAERLLSLPREIGAHPETGKTIKASIGRYGPYLEHDGKYARLHSTAEVFETGMNAAVAKLADVAAGGGRRQGASREPIAVLGAHPSSGKEIKVMSGRFGPYVTDGTTHATLPKSSDPKAVTLEQAVEWIQTKEAKGPSKGKKKPARKKKG from the coding sequence GTGAAACTGGTCGTCGTAGAGTCGCCGGCGAAGGCGAAAACCATCGAAAAGTATCTGGGCGGGGGGCACCGTGTGCTCGCCAGCTACGGGCACGTGCGCGATCTTCCGCCGAAGGACGGATCGGTCGATCCCGAGCATGACTTCGACATGCAGTGGCAGGTCTCGCCAGACCGGTCGAAGCAGCTGAAGCTCATCACGGACGAGGCCAAGAAGGCCGACGCGCTGATCTTGGCGACGGACCCCGACCGCGAGGGCGAGGCGATTAGCTGGCACGTGCAGGAAGTGCTCCGACAGAAGAAGGCGCTGCCGAAGGACGTCCAGCGGGTGACGTTCAACGCGATCACCAATGCGGCCGTCACCGAGGCCATGCGCAATCCGCGGAACCTCGATGAGGATCTGATCGATGCTTACCGCGCGCGCCGCGCGCTCGACTATCTGGTCGGTTTCACGCTTTCGCCGATCCTGTGGCGCAAGCTTCCGGGCGCAAAGTCGGCCGGGCGCGTCCAGTCGGTTGCGCTGCGCCTGATCGTCGACCGCGAGCGCGAGATCGAGGTCTTCAAGGCGCAGGAATATTGGCAGGTCGGCGCCACGTTCGAGGCGGATGGCCAGCAATTCTCTTCGCGTCTCGTCCAGCTCGACGGCAAGAAGCTGGACCGCCTGTCGATCGGCAGCAAAAGTGAAGCCGACGCTGCCAAGGCGGCGGTCGAGGCCGGGCGTTTCACCGTCTCCTCCGTCGAGACCAAGCCATTCGCCAGGAACCCGCCGCCGCCGTTCACGACTTCCACGCTGCAGCAGGAGGCCGCGCGCAAGCTCGGCTTCGCGGCAAGCCACACGATGCGGGTCGCCCAGTCGCTCTACGAGGACGGGTTGATCACCTACATGCGTACGGACGGCGTCGACATGGCCGAGGAGGCGATCAGCGCCGCCCGCAAGGCCATCGCCAATCGCTACGACAGCGGATTCGTGCCGGACAAGCCGCGCCGCTACACGAGCAAGGCAAAGAACGCACAGGAAGCGCACGAAGCGATCCGGCCGACGGACTTCAGCCGCGCCAAGGCGGCCTCAGGCGATCACGCCCGGCTCTACGAGCTTGTCTACAACCGTGCATTGGCGAGCCAGATGGCTTCGGCGCGGCTGGAGCGCACGACCGTCGAGCTGACCGACGGGACGGGCAGGGCGGTGCTTCGCGCAACCGGCCAGGTTGTTCTCTTCCCGGGCTATCTAGCGCTCTACGAAGAGGGGCGCGACGAGAAGGGGGACGACGAGGAAGGTGCGCGCATGCCCGCGCTTCGTGAGGGCGATGCGCCGCTGAAGACCGGCGTCGAGGCGACGCAGCACTTCACGCAGCCGCCGCCGCGTTATTCCGAGGCGAGCCTGGTCAAACGGCTGGAAGAGCTGGGGATTGGCCGGCCTTCGACCTATGCGTCGATCCTGCAGACGCTGAAGGACCGCGAATATGTCCGCGTCGAGAAGGCGCGGTTCATCCCCGAGGAGAGCGGGCGGCTGGTCACTGCGTTCCTGGAGCGCTTCTTCGAGAAGTACGTCAGCTACGATTATACGGCGGAGCTCGAGGAAGAGCTCGACGACGTCTCAGGCGGTCGGCTCAACTGGCAGAAATTGCTGCAGGAATTCTGGCGCGACTTCCAGCCGAAGGCGGGCGAAGTCATGGAGCAGAAGCCCTCGGAAGTGACGGCGGCTCTCGACGAGTTCCTCGCGCCCTGGCTGTACCCGCCGAAGCCTGACGGGAGCGACCCACGGGTTTGCCCGGCGTGCGGCAACGGGCGGCTGTCGCTTCGCGGCGGCAAGTTCGGAGCGTTCGTGGCCTGCTCGAACTACCCGGAATGCCGATACACGCAGAAGTTCGGCCAGCCGGGCGGCGATCAGGCGAGCGAAGGCCCGCAGGACCTCGGCAACGGCATCGAGCTGAAGAGCGGACGCTTCGGCCCGTATCTCGAGCGCGACGGCAAGCGGGCGTCGATCCCGAAGGATGTTCCGGTCGCGGATGTGGATGTCGACATGGCGGAGCGGTTGCTGTCGCTGCCGCGCGAGATCGGCGCGCATCCGGAGACGGGGAAGACGATCAAGGCGTCGATCGGCCGGTACGGGCCGTATCTGGAGCATGACGGCAAATATGCGCGACTGCACTCGACCGCCGAAGTGTTCGAGACCGGCATGAACGCGGCAGTGGCGAAGCTCGCCGATGTCGCGGCGGGTGGCGGTCGCCGGCAGGGTGCATCGCGTGAGCCCATTGCAGTGCTCGGCGCGCATCCGTCGAGCGGCAAGGAGATCAAAGTGATGTCCGGCCGCTTCGGGCCCTACGTCACCGACGGCACGACGCACGCTACCTTGCCCAAGAGCTCGGACCCGAAGGCGGTCACGCTGGAGCAGGCGGTCGAGTGGATCCAGACGAAGGAGGCCAAGGGACCGTCGAAGGGCAAGAAGAAGCCGGCGCGGAAGAAGAAGGGCTAG
- the hemA gene encoding 5-aminolevulinate synthase, with protein MDYDSIFKAAIAKLREEGRYRVFIDILRNKGNFPNAHCFGGNGPKPITVWCSNDYLSMGQHPAVIDAMEKALREVGAGSGGTRNIGGNTHLHVQLEEELASLHGKEAALLFTSGYVSNEAALSTLGKLLPGCIIFSDELNHASMIAGIKNSGCEKRVFRHNDLEHLEELLAAVDPEAPKLIAFESVYSMDGDIAPIAEICDLADKYNALTYLDEVHAVGMYGEHGGGISDRDQVADRLTLIEGTLGKAFGVMGGYISASKTIVDCIRSYAPGFIFTTSLSPVLVAGALASVRHLKASSTERDMQQRAAAQLKAKFTAAKLPVMPSATHIVPLLVGCPVKAKRISDILLAEYGLYVQPINFPTVPRGTERLRFTPGPHHTVEMMDELTSALVEIWDRLEMQLAA; from the coding sequence GTGGATTACGACAGCATCTTCAAGGCAGCGATCGCGAAGCTGCGCGAGGAAGGCCGGTATCGCGTCTTCATCGATATCTTGCGCAACAAGGGCAACTTTCCCAACGCGCACTGCTTCGGCGGCAACGGGCCGAAGCCGATCACCGTCTGGTGCTCGAACGACTATCTCTCGATGGGCCAGCACCCCGCGGTGATCGATGCGATGGAGAAGGCGCTCCGCGAAGTCGGCGCCGGTTCGGGCGGCACTCGTAACATCGGCGGCAACACGCATTTGCACGTCCAGCTCGAGGAAGAACTTGCCTCGCTGCACGGCAAGGAAGCGGCGCTGCTGTTCACTTCAGGCTACGTCTCGAACGAGGCGGCGCTGTCGACGCTGGGCAAGCTCCTTCCGGGCTGCATCATTTTCTCCGACGAGCTCAACCACGCGTCGATGATCGCGGGGATCAAGAATAGCGGCTGCGAGAAGCGCGTCTTCCGCCACAACGACCTGGAGCATCTCGAAGAGCTGCTGGCCGCAGTCGATCCCGAAGCGCCCAAGCTGATAGCCTTCGAGAGCGTCTATTCGATGGACGGCGACATAGCGCCGATCGCCGAGATCTGCGACCTCGCCGACAAGTACAATGCCCTTACCTACCTCGACGAGGTCCATGCGGTCGGCATGTACGGCGAGCATGGCGGCGGCATTTCCGACCGCGACCAGGTCGCCGACCGGCTGACCCTGATCGAAGGAACGCTCGGGAAGGCGTTCGGCGTGATGGGCGGCTACATTTCCGCCAGCAAGACCATCGTCGACTGCATCCGCAGCTACGCGCCGGGCTTCATCTTCACGACCTCGCTTTCGCCGGTGCTCGTTGCCGGCGCGCTTGCCAGCGTTCGGCATCTCAAAGCCAGTTCGACCGAGCGCGACATGCAGCAGCGCGCGGCCGCGCAACTGAAGGCGAAGTTCACAGCGGCCAAACTTCCGGTGATGCCGAGCGCGACTCACATCGTCCCGCTTCTCGTCGGCTGCCCGGTGAAGGCGAAGCGGATCAGCGACATCCTGCTCGCCGAATACGGCCTCTACGTTCAGCCCATCAATTTCCCAACGGTGCCGCGCGGCACGGAGCGCCTGCGCTTCACGCCGGGTCCGCATCACACGGTTGAGATGATGGACGAGCTGACGTCCGCCCTGGTCGAGATCTGGGACCGGCTGGAGATGCAGCTGGCGGCGTAA